In Geopsychrobacter electrodiphilus DSM 16401, a single window of DNA contains:
- a CDS encoding glycosyltransferase family 9 protein: MAEVQRISKPIIALIPSRGMGDGLLQLQWARIFQDNGYRVICYQNFLAQLGPLLDGIEVRPLQQIYSPEADAQPGVVWFDVGSDFEPAKTEFSSSLLHFPYCLSRSWQPPTDIRSSYSGDDPLLQSMRQAPYNVYNRKKKSLIVEDIRWFCRNFLNLDVDSPQGSPIKAAFRQAPGFDPRRVLIHPSSSNPIKNWHLSGFVALADRLKARGWHPVFTFSPAEEAEVVPALQGRHEWLLTSSIAELAEGYRGACALIGNDSGNGHLASSLGLPVLTILNAMKLNYRWRPCWTPSRLISGWVPFKFSQRYWHYSLSVQKVVRAFEGLMADPARYSTHVDHVNLDRDNI; the protein is encoded by the coding sequence ATGGCTGAAGTGCAGAGAATATCTAAACCTATTATCGCCCTGATTCCCTCGCGCGGCATGGGTGACGGTTTACTCCAGTTGCAGTGGGCCAGAATTTTTCAGGATAACGGCTACCGGGTCATCTGCTACCAGAATTTTCTTGCTCAGCTTGGTCCGTTGCTCGACGGGATCGAAGTCCGCCCGCTACAGCAGATCTACTCACCTGAAGCCGACGCGCAACCCGGCGTGGTCTGGTTTGATGTCGGTTCCGATTTTGAGCCAGCCAAAACCGAGTTTTCATCAAGCCTGCTCCATTTTCCTTACTGCTTGTCGCGCAGCTGGCAGCCGCCAACCGATATCCGCTCCTCCTATAGCGGAGACGATCCTCTGCTGCAGAGCATGCGCCAGGCGCCATATAATGTGTATAACCGCAAGAAAAAATCATTGATCGTCGAAGATATCCGCTGGTTCTGTCGTAATTTTTTGAACCTCGATGTGGATTCACCTCAGGGGTCGCCAATTAAAGCAGCTTTTCGTCAGGCGCCCGGGTTTGATCCGCGGCGCGTGCTGATTCATCCATCAAGTTCTAACCCGATAAAGAACTGGCATTTGTCAGGATTTGTCGCATTGGCTGATCGTTTGAAGGCACGGGGCTGGCACCCGGTCTTTACCTTTTCTCCGGCGGAGGAGGCCGAGGTCGTTCCGGCGCTGCAGGGACGGCATGAGTGGCTCTTGACCTCAAGTATTGCCGAACTGGCCGAAGGCTATCGTGGCGCCTGCGCCCTGATTGGTAATGATTCAGGCAACGGGCACCTCGCTTCCAGTCTGGGGCTGCCGGTTCTGACTATTCTCAACGCCATGAAGCTCAACTATCGCTGGCGCCCCTGCTGGACGCCCAGTCGTCTGATCTCAGGCTGGGTGCCGTTTAAATTTTCGCAGCGCTACTGGCATTATTCACTTTCGGTGCAGAAAGTCGTACGGGCCTTTGAGGGCCTGATGGCCGATCCCGCACGCTACTCAACTCACGTCGATCATGTTAATCTTGACCGCGATAATATTTAA